One segment of Cerasicoccus sp. TK19100 DNA contains the following:
- the mtaB gene encoding tRNA (N(6)-L-threonylcarbamoyladenosine(37)-C(2))-methylthiotransferase MtaB produces MSQALDSTSAPTISRTRVRRRAALHTLGCRLNQSETMILREKLIAQGFDIVDFGDEADLAIINTCTVTRLADSKCRQAIRGFIRRNPEAYTAVVGCYSQMGAKEIAGIEGVDLILGNHDKMNVLEYIGEAEKNLAPVIVRERIDRDDFTMHFAGETPFEWRANLKIQDGCDFMCSFCIIPFARGRARSREFGDLMAEARHQVERGVKELVLTGVNIGTYQHSDRSVLEVVDALSNLPGLERVRISSIEPTTIPVELFDRMNDPAHALMPYLHIPLQSGSDKVLTEMRRRYDIAEWEAFVNDAAARVPGICIGTDIMVGFPGETENDFAESCRVLTENPLAYGHVFTYSERGNTPAARRDDHVPMEERHRRSARLRRLSSERRYAFYESNLGRETEVLFEDPRENTASGLTDNYVRVVLSGDGLSGKTAAELRNEFARVRLERVTADFVEGKLIG; encoded by the coding sequence ATGAGCCAGGCACTCGACAGCACATCCGCTCCAACCATTTCGCGCACCCGCGTGCGGCGACGCGCGGCGCTGCATACACTTGGCTGTCGGCTCAACCAAAGCGAAACGATGATCCTACGCGAAAAGCTCATTGCGCAGGGCTTTGACATCGTGGACTTTGGGGACGAAGCCGATTTGGCGATCATCAACACCTGCACCGTTACCCGGCTCGCGGATTCCAAGTGCCGCCAGGCGATCCGCGGCTTCATCCGGCGCAACCCCGAGGCCTACACCGCCGTCGTGGGCTGCTATTCACAGATGGGGGCCAAGGAGATTGCCGGCATCGAGGGCGTGGACCTCATCCTCGGCAACCACGACAAAATGAACGTGCTGGAATACATCGGTGAGGCCGAGAAGAACCTGGCGCCGGTGATCGTCCGTGAACGCATCGACCGCGACGACTTCACCATGCACTTTGCGGGCGAGACGCCCTTCGAGTGGCGCGCGAATTTAAAAATCCAGGACGGCTGCGACTTCATGTGCAGCTTTTGCATCATCCCGTTTGCACGGGGTCGCGCGCGCAGTCGCGAGTTTGGCGACCTCATGGCCGAGGCCCGCCATCAGGTGGAGCGCGGGGTAAAGGAGCTCGTGCTAACGGGAGTCAACATCGGCACCTACCAGCACAGCGACCGCTCAGTGCTGGAAGTCGTCGACGCATTATCCAATTTGCCCGGTCTGGAGCGCGTGCGCATTAGCAGCATCGAGCCGACCACGATTCCCGTCGAGCTGTTCGACCGCATGAACGACCCGGCGCACGCGCTAATGCCCTACCTGCACATTCCTTTGCAAAGCGGCTCGGACAAGGTGCTCACCGAGATGCGCCGCCGCTACGACATCGCCGAGTGGGAGGCCTTCGTCAATGATGCCGCCGCGCGTGTGCCCGGCATTTGCATCGGCACGGACATTATGGTCGGTTTCCCTGGCGAGACGGAAAACGACTTTGCCGAAAGCTGCCGCGTGCTGACGGAGAACCCCCTCGCCTACGGCCACGTCTTCACCTACTCCGAGCGCGGCAACACCCCCGCTGCCCGCCGCGACGACCATGTGCCGATGGAGGAACGCCATCGCCGCAGCGCCCGACTGCGCCGTCTGTCCTCCGAGCGTCGCTACGCCTTTTACGAAAGCAACCTCGGCCGCGAAACCGAGGTGCTCTTCGAAGACCCGCGCGAAAACACCGCCAGCGGTCTCACGGATAACTACGTGCGCGTCGTCCTCAGCGGCGATGGCCTCAGCGGCAAAACCGCCGCCGAGCTCCGTAACGAATTTGCCCGCGTCCGCCTGGAGCGCGTGACTGCGGACTTCGTCGAGGGCAAGTTGATTGGCTAA